The following proteins are encoded in a genomic region of Chaetodon auriga isolate fChaAug3 chromosome 8, fChaAug3.hap1, whole genome shotgun sequence:
- the LOC143324847 gene encoding melanocortin receptor 5-like: MNASNGSSYQEDVMLSNSTWAYSYNHQNYTLSTPLLPDKTSTSKPAACEQVHIAVEVFLILGIISLLENILVITAIVKNKNLHSPMYFFVCSLAVADMLVSVSNAWETIIIYLLNNRQLVVEDHFIRQMDNVFDSMICISVVASMCSLLAIAVDRYVTIFYALRYHNIMTVRRAGCIIGGIWTFCTGCGIVFIIYSDTTPVIICLVSMFFAMLLIMASLYSHMFMLARSHVKRIAALPGYNSIHQRASMKGAITLTILLGIFIVCWAPFFLHLILMISCPRNLYCVCFMSHFNMYLILIMCNSVIDPLIYAFRSQEMRKTFKEIICCYSLRNACTNICALTGKC, translated from the exons ATGAATGCGTCTAATGGGTCCTCCTACCAAGAGGACGTTATGCTCAGTAACTCCACCTGGGCTTACTCCTACAATCACCAAAACTACACCCTCTCAACGCCGCTGCTACCAGACAAGACCAGCACTTCCAAACCTGCAGCATGCGAGCAGGTCCACATTGCTGTAGAG GTCTTTCTGATCCTGGGTATCATCTCACTGCTGGAGAACATACTGGTCATCACAGCCATAGTAAAGAACAAGAACCTCCACTCACCCATGTACTTCTTCGTCTGCAG TCTAGCAGTAGCGGACATGCTGGTGAGTGTGTCCAATGCCTGGGAGACCATCATCATTTACCTCCTCAACAACAGACAGCTGGTGGTGGAGGACCACTTCATCAGGCAGATGGACAACGTGTTTGACTCCATGATCTGCATCTCTGTCGTTGCGTCAATGTGTAGCCTGCTGGCCATCGCTGTGGACAG GTATGTCACTATCTTCTATGCACTGAGGTATCACAACATCATGACAGTGAGGAGAGCTGGCTGCATCATCGGAGGAATCTGGACATTTTGCACAGGCTGCGGCATCGTCTTCATCATCTACTCAGACACCACCCCTGTCATCATCTGCCTGGTCTCCATGTTTTTCGCCATGCTGCTCATTATGGCCTCCCTCTACAGCCACATGTTCATGCTGGCACGTTCACATGTCAAGCGCATTGCCGCCCTGCCCGGCTACAACTCCATTCACCAGCGGGCCAGCATGAAGGGGGCTATCACACTGACCATCCTGCTCGGGATCTTCATCGTCTGCTGGGctcccttcttcctccaccTGATCCTGATGATCTCCTGTCCGCGGAACCTCTATTGCGTATGCTTCATGTCCCACTTCAACATGTACCTCATCCTCATCATGTGCAACTCTGTGATTGACCCACTGATCTATGCCTTCAGGAGTCAGGAGATGAGGAAGACTTTTAAAGAAATCATCTGTTGTTACAGCCTGAGAAACGCTTGCACCAACATCTGTGCTCTGACGGGTAAGTGTTGA